A region of the Nitrospira sp. genome:
CAACCCGATGTCCTTGGGAAACCATTCGGCGACCAGCTGGAACACCACGCCGTTGCCGAATCCCATCGCCGCCGTTGCCACCACCATCATCACAACCGCCATAGTTTGCGAAGGGCTGATCACCGCCACCACCGCCCCCGCGATCACCGGCAGAACATAATAGAGCGTCTGCAGCCCCCCTTGCCGATCTGCGACATAGCCGCCGACCGGACGGATCACACTCCCCATAAGCCCGCACAAGGCCGCCACTGCACCAGCCTCTATCGCGTCGATCCGATAGACATCGTGCAGCACCAGCGGGAGCACACTGCACAGGCCCACGAAACCGCCAAACGTGACCGCATAAAGGAACGAAAGCCAATAGGCCAACCGGCGGTGAATCAACTGTACCGCATGGTACCACCACGCCACGACACGGGTATCCGCAACTGGCCTGCTTCGTGGCACCGCGATCACGAATCCGACCGTCGTCATGGCCACCACGCAGGCCATAAGACCGCAGATCTGATGCCAATCCATCGCGGCAGCCCAGCGCGGCGCCAAGAAGAAAATGAGCACGGTGCCGACATTTCCCGATGCTGCCAGGCCAAGCACCAGTCCGTGCGCCGACGGAGGATAGGCTCGACTGGCAATCGGAAGTGCTACCGCAAAACTTGCCCCCGCCACACCCAAACACATCGAAAAGGCGAGCGCTTCTCCGTACCCAGTGACACCGAGCCACCCCCAGCACAACACCAGACACTCCATCACAAGAATGGCCACGGCCGTGGGCCGCGCTCCGAGCCAATCCGCGCTCCATCCGGCTACTATCCGTAACACCGCCCCGCCGAGTAACGGCAGGGAGACGAGCCAGGCGATCTCGGTTTCGTTCAGCTGCAGCGCCGCCATGAGCGGAAGGCTCATCGCCCCGACGAGCAACCAGACCATGAAACTGACTGTCAGGTGTAACCACGCCCCCGCCAGCGACGGCCAATGACCGCTTTTCAG
Encoded here:
- a CDS encoding NarK/NasA family nitrate transporter, with the protein product MSEIWSILKSGHWPSLAGAWLHLTVSFMVWLLVGAMSLPLMAALQLNETEIAWLVSLPLLGGAVLRIVAGWSADWLGARPTAVAILVMECLVLCWGWLGVTGYGEALAFSMCLGVAGASFAVALPIASRAYPPSAHGLVLGLAASGNVGTVLIFFLAPRWAAAMDWHQICGLMACVVAMTTVGFVIAVPRSRPVADTRVVAWWYHAVQLIHRRLAYWLSFLYAVTFGGFVGLCSVLPLVLHDVYRIDAIEAGAVAALCGLMGSVIRPVGGYVADRQGGLQTLYYVLPVIAGAVVAVISPSQTMAVVMMVVATAAMGFGNGVVFQLVAEWFPKDIGLASGVVGASGAIGGFLLPIVIGTMKGLSGSYESGLWLFAGFTVCAWGTVIVALRANRSSPTELSA